The following are encoded together in the Oncorhynchus clarkii lewisi isolate Uvic-CL-2024 chromosome 25, UVic_Ocla_1.0, whole genome shotgun sequence genome:
- the LOC139383640 gene encoding octapeptide-repeat protein T2-like, producing the protein MEGRREGTRNEQKNQEWREEEKEPGMEGRRGGPRNRGKKGRSQELRDEEKEPGMEGRREGTRNGGKKERNQEWREEGKEPGMEGRREGTRNGRKKERNQEWREEGKEPGMEGRREGTRNGGKKRRNQEWREEGEDPGMEGRREGARN; encoded by the coding sequence atggagggaagaagagaaggaacCAGGAATGAACAGAAGAACCAGGaatggagggaagaagagaaggaacCAGGAATGGAGGGAAGAAGGGGAGGACCCAGGAAtagagggaagaagggaaggagCCAGGAATTGAGGGATGAAGAGAAGGAACCAGGaatggagggaagaagggaaggaACCAGGAATGGAGGGAAGAAGGAAAGGAACCAGGaatggagggaagaagggaaggaaccaggaatggagggaagaagggaagggaccAGGAATGGAAGGAAGAAGGAAAGGAACCAGGaatggagggaagaagggaaggaaccaggaatggagggaagaagagaaggaaccaggaatggagggaagaagagaaggaaccaggaatggagggaagaaggggaggacccaggaatggagggaagaagggaaggagCCAGGAATTGA